One bacterium DNA window includes the following coding sequences:
- a CDS encoding PAS domain-containing protein — MMIHIQGKAAVHGDQFKIVLLEDDPVDAELIRKTLAYAASQSEVLHVTNLQDALREAPASDLLLFSFSRKINLDQLTQFRMACDSIPVVVLASLDDTVVALKAVRQGAQEYLLKGQTSGTLLIRTIKYAIERKKSEEALRYRLEFEKLIATISTHFINIPLDQIDRGINRALQAIGEFAGVDRGYLFEFQNSAGSFMNYEWCSEGIESQRERRRILAEREFVWSIQKLSQAEAIRVDHTSDLPPEAGAEKHEFEVAGIQSLICIPLIYGGQVVGCLGFEAIRAQKEWSDDTISLLKMAGDMFVNALERKRAEWELQRVREMLTLYSRATNEVLWDWNLLTNEIWWNENLQHIYGHPAKEVPYEWWVDQLHPDDRQEMTAKVQNAINSGQTFVMLEYRFRCADDSYANVLDRGYLVFNEEKKPVRMVGALMKLSENKASAGEFKVESQSVPPTAM, encoded by the coding sequence ATGATGATTCACATACAGGGGAAAGCGGCTGTGCATGGGGATCAATTCAAGATTGTACTACTCGAAGACGATCCGGTAGACGCGGAGCTCATTCGTAAGACGCTGGCTTACGCGGCTTCTCAATCGGAGGTTCTTCACGTTACGAACCTGCAGGATGCCTTACGGGAAGCCCCGGCGTCCGATCTCCTTTTGTTCAGTTTTTCCCGAAAGATCAATCTGGATCAGCTTACTCAATTCCGTATGGCGTGTGATTCCATTCCCGTGGTTGTGCTGGCAAGTTTAGATGATACGGTGGTTGCTCTGAAAGCCGTGCGCCAGGGCGCGCAAGAATATTTGTTGAAGGGACAAACCAGTGGGACGCTTTTGATCCGTACGATCAAGTATGCCATTGAAAGAAAAAAGTCGGAAGAAGCGCTCCGCTACCGGTTGGAGTTTGAGAAACTCATAGCGACAATTTCAACCCACTTCATCAACATTCCGCTGGATCAAATTGATCGAGGTATCAACCGGGCGCTTCAGGCAATCGGTGAGTTCGCCGGTGTTGACCGGGGTTATCTTTTCGAATTCCAGAATTCCGCCGGCTCCTTCATGAATTATGAGTGGTGCAGCGAAGGAATCGAATCTCAGCGCGAACGACGCCGCATCCTGGCGGAACGGGAATTCGTCTGGTCGATTCAGAAGCTGAGTCAAGCGGAAGCAATTCGAGTGGACCACACCAGTGATTTGCCGCCGGAAGCCGGGGCCGAAAAACACGAATTCGAAGTCGCTGGAATTCAGTCACTGATCTGCATTCCCTTGATTTATGGCGGTCAGGTTGTGGGATGTCTCGGTTTTGAGGCGATTCGGGCGCAAAAGGAATGGTCGGACGATACTATTTCACTGTTGAAAATGGCCGGCGACATGTTTGTCAATGCATTAGAACGAAAACGTGCGGAATGGGAGCTGCAACGCGTTCGCGAAATGCTGACCCTTTACTCACGCGCCACGAATGAAGTGCTGTGGGACTGGAATCTGCTAACCAACGAGATCTGGTGGAATGAGAATCTTCAGCACATTTACGGACACCCTGCAAAAGAAGTTCCTTACGAGTGGTGGGTTGATCAGTTGCATCCGGATGATCGACAGGAGATGACTGCCAAAGTGCAAAATGCCATCAATAGTGGCCAGACCTTTGTGATGTTGGAATATCGTTTTCGTTGTGCCGACGACTCCTACGCGAACGTGCTGGATCGTGGATATCTTGTTTTCAATGAAGAAAAAAAACCGGTGAGAATGGTCGGCGCCCTAATGAAATTGTCAGAGAATAAAGCCTCGGCAGGCGAATTCAAAGTCGAATCGCAAAGTGTTCCGCCAACTGCTATGTAG
- a CDS encoding DUF4147 domain-containing protein, with translation MASTSDLLNILNAGINAVRPTFLFPPILSEDRAEIASWKSPSTRRFLLALGKASVQSAKSILAETACEDYFILTPYENPDQTIKVHFGSHPIPDEQSYQSTLELVDWLQKLPAGSSLLVILSGGSSALCVLPLPSVGLKAKMKVNDQLIRSGASIQEINAVRKHLSGVKGGQLAKHAWNLETVVLVISDVIGDDLSSIGSGPFYPDPTTFLDARNILEKYDLWTQIPRDAAETIEAGVAGSIPETPKPGSTHPVHRIIASNDIARKAAAERAGTLGYSVRYFEQPFKEDVEKVANSILMEIEQSSTGTALIFGGEITIRVSGDGTGGRNQHLALLMTERLFGKDAVFGAAGTDGIDGTSQAAGAWTDGQTLRKASGMESFRKAVQNCDSYNYFHAIGQNIVTGPTGTNVMDLYVALL, from the coding sequence GTGGCAAGTACTTCTGATTTGCTGAACATCCTGAACGCCGGCATAAACGCGGTTCGTCCTACTTTCCTTTTTCCTCCGATTCTTTCCGAAGACCGGGCCGAGATTGCCTCTTGGAAATCACCCTCAACAAGGAGATTCCTCCTCGCGCTCGGCAAAGCCTCTGTCCAGTCTGCTAAATCGATCCTTGCCGAAACAGCGTGCGAAGACTACTTCATCCTTACCCCGTACGAGAATCCGGACCAAACCATAAAAGTACATTTCGGCAGCCACCCGATTCCGGATGAACAGAGCTACCAATCCACGCTTGAACTCGTGGACTGGCTCCAAAAATTGCCAGCCGGAAGTTCACTCCTGGTTATCTTATCAGGAGGATCTTCCGCTCTTTGCGTGCTTCCGCTACCCAGCGTTGGGCTGAAGGCAAAAATGAAAGTGAACGATCAGCTGATCCGCTCGGGCGCTTCGATTCAGGAAATCAATGCCGTGCGCAAACACCTCTCCGGAGTGAAAGGCGGTCAACTCGCAAAACACGCTTGGAATTTGGAAACCGTCGTTCTGGTAATCTCGGATGTGATTGGCGACGACCTTTCTTCTATCGGTTCCGGGCCCTTCTACCCTGATCCTACTACATTTTTAGATGCCAGAAATATTCTTGAAAAGTATGACCTCTGGACTCAAATTCCCAGGGATGCAGCCGAAACGATCGAAGCCGGCGTTGCAGGTTCAATTCCGGAGACTCCCAAACCCGGATCCACGCATCCTGTCCACAGAATCATTGCTTCGAATGATATCGCACGAAAAGCAGCAGCGGAGCGAGCCGGCACACTTGGTTACTCTGTTCGCTACTTTGAACAACCGTTCAAGGAAGATGTGGAAAAGGTAGCTAACTCCATCCTGATGGAAATAGAACAGAGTTCCACGGGGACCGCCCTCATTTTTGGCGGTGAGATTACGATCCGTGTGAGCGGAGATGGAACAGGTGGCAGAAATCAGCATCTTGCGCTTCTCATGACTGAAAGGTTGTTTGGGAAAGATGCCGTCTTTGGCGCCGCCGGAACTGATGGGATTGATGGAACTTCACAGGCAGCCGGCGCATGGACCGATGGACAGACGCTCCGGAAGGCTTCGGGAATGGAATCCTTCCGGAAAGCCGTCCAGAATTGTGATTCGTACAACTATTTCCACGCGATCGGACAGAACATTGTGACCGGCCCGACGGGAACAAATGTGATGGATTTGTATGTGGCGCTGTTGTAA
- a CDS encoding YihY/virulence factor BrkB family protein yields the protein MARSKVVRSSLSFLLHVIRAVGRHDCLGMAAEIAFQMMFAFFNSLLLVVAVLSILGTDPQVFNSIIYFLGSFLPFELYTVIRNQIVQLAALEKGGILVFAMVSMVWTTTTLMFTLKKNFERSYHVKETRSGWKVRLIALYMAGMATLGIALVMVLLLFGLQIARFLETNFPYADLVPTLIRVLRLPVAFLGTTLLAALLYWGLINVQERLYDVLPGALFFCTLWFISTSFFGLYLHNFPYYNKVYGTVGVFIVLMGWMYLTALTLLIGGEVNAEIYRRKIMKRPVPTSPQNSQSRLPGTH from the coding sequence ATGGCGCGAAGTAAAGTTGTCAGAAGTAGCCTCAGCTTCCTCTTGCACGTCATACGAGCTGTCGGAAGACATGATTGTCTGGGCATGGCCGCCGAGATTGCTTTCCAAATGATGTTCGCATTTTTCAACTCATTGTTGTTGGTCGTCGCAGTTTTGAGCATACTGGGCACCGATCCCCAAGTCTTTAATTCCATCATCTATTTCCTTGGAAGTTTTTTGCCTTTTGAGCTTTATACGGTGATCCGGAATCAGATTGTGCAACTGGCCGCTCTGGAGAAGGGCGGGATCCTGGTTTTTGCAATGGTTTCCATGGTCTGGACGACGACAACGCTGATGTTCACTTTGAAGAAAAACTTCGAACGGTCATACCATGTGAAGGAAACTCGTTCCGGGTGGAAGGTCCGGTTAATTGCGCTTTACATGGCAGGGATGGCAACTCTCGGAATTGCGCTCGTCATGGTCCTTTTGCTTTTCGGATTGCAAATTGCGCGTTTCCTTGAAACGAATTTCCCGTACGCGGATCTGGTTCCTACGTTGATTCGGGTACTGCGTTTACCGGTGGCGTTCCTTGGAACAACTCTTTTGGCTGCGCTTTTATACTGGGGACTCATCAATGTTCAAGAAAGGCTCTACGATGTCTTGCCTGGCGCACTATTTTTCTGCACTCTTTGGTTTATTTCTACCAGCTTTTTCGGACTTTATCTTCACAACTTTCCTTACTATAACAAGGTGTACGGAACAGTTGGAGTTTTCATCGTTTTAATGGGCTGGATGTATCTTACTGCGCTGACATTGCTGATAGGCGGCGAGGTAAACGCAGAGATTTACCGCCGCAAAATCATGAAACGTCCTGTTCCTACTTCACCTCAAAACTCACAGTCACGACTACCTGGTACTCATTAA
- a CDS encoding dodecin family protein, producing MAKKTNESRDRVYKRIDLVGVSSKGFEDAIESAVKRASETLTGLRWFEVTEMRGAIQNDQVNEYQVVVTVSFEVK from the coding sequence ATGGCAAAGAAAACGAACGAATCAAGAGATCGGGTATACAAAAGAATTGATCTGGTTGGTGTAAGCTCCAAAGGTTTTGAAGATGCAATTGAATCCGCAGTCAAAAGGGCCTCCGAGACTCTCACAGGTTTACGCTGGTTTGAAGTCACCGAAATGCGCGGGGCCATTCAAAATGACCAGGTTAATGAGTACCAGGTAGTCGTGACTGTGAGTTTTGAGGTGAAGTAG
- a CDS encoding methylmalonyl-CoA mutase family protein has translation MKKFETSFRKEIKNHYSPEDLKDWDYGEKLADPGRYPYTRGIQPSLYRERLWTMRQYAGFGSAEDTNRRFHYLLRQGQMGLSTAFDLPTQMGYDSDHELSQGEVGRVGVAIDSIEDMERLLQGIPLDKVSTSMTINSTAYILLGLYVCVAKRRSISLNEISGTVQNDILKEYIARGTYIYPPDFSMKLVTDIMSYCQKNVPKWNTISISGYHIREAGSTSVQEVAFTIANGLAYVRAALKAGLFIDDFAPRFSFFFSSDNNLFEEIAKFRAARRIWARLMKEQFQAKSERSCQMRFHAQTAGSRLTAQQPQVNIARVTLQALAAVLGGTQSLHTNAWDEALALPTEASALLALRTQQVIANESGVTNTVDPLAGSYYIERMTDDIEKEVRAYLEKIEKLGGMLKAIEIGYVQKEIQESAYRCAKAQEQKEEIVIGVNAFRAEEEPIAEILSINPQVEQKQIERLRELRKKRDRKKLDASMKDLEQAIAEGANIMEPLLEALNVYATLGEVSDLLRKKFGEYKESAVL, from the coding sequence ATGAAGAAGTTTGAAACTTCATTTCGCAAGGAAATCAAGAACCATTACAGTCCTGAAGACTTAAAAGACTGGGATTATGGAGAAAAGTTAGCCGATCCCGGCAGGTACCCTTATACACGTGGTATTCAGCCTTCGTTGTACCGTGAGCGATTGTGGACCATGCGCCAGTATGCAGGTTTTGGCAGTGCAGAGGACACGAATCGCCGCTTTCATTATTTATTGCGGCAAGGGCAGATGGGATTGAGCACCGCATTTGATTTGCCCACGCAAATGGGGTACGACTCGGATCATGAATTGTCGCAGGGAGAGGTCGGCAGAGTGGGTGTTGCTATCGATTCCATCGAAGATATGGAACGGCTGCTGCAAGGAATTCCTCTGGACAAGGTAAGCACCAGCATGACCATTAATTCGACCGCCTACATTCTGCTTGGCCTTTATGTTTGCGTCGCAAAGAGACGCAGCATTTCGCTGAATGAAATTTCCGGCACGGTGCAAAATGACATCTTAAAAGAGTACATTGCCCGCGGAACCTACATCTATCCGCCTGATTTTTCCATGAAACTCGTCACCGATATCATGTCCTATTGCCAGAAGAATGTTCCGAAATGGAATACGATCAGCATTTCCGGCTATCACATTCGTGAAGCAGGCAGCACGTCCGTTCAAGAAGTAGCGTTCACAATTGCAAACGGATTGGCATATGTGCGCGCGGCTTTGAAAGCGGGACTCTTCATCGATGATTTTGCGCCGCGATTCTCCTTCTTTTTCAGCTCCGATAACAATTTATTCGAAGAAATCGCCAAGTTTCGGGCGGCGCGCAGAATCTGGGCGCGCCTGATGAAGGAGCAGTTTCAGGCGAAGTCGGAGCGGTCCTGTCAGATGCGGTTTCACGCGCAGACAGCCGGGTCCCGCTTGACGGCGCAACAACCACAGGTCAACATCGCGCGCGTCACCTTGCAGGCTCTCGCTGCCGTTCTTGGGGGAACTCAGTCCCTTCACACGAATGCCTGGGACGAAGCTCTTGCGCTCCCCACGGAAGCCTCCGCTCTTCTGGCGCTTCGAACGCAACAGGTTATCGCGAATGAATCAGGCGTTACCAATACTGTGGATCCACTAGCAGGATCGTACTACATCGAGCGTATGACAGACGATATAGAAAAAGAGGTCCGAGCTTATCTGGAAAAAATCGAGAAACTGGGAGGTATGCTGAAAGCGATCGAAATCGGTTACGTTCAAAAAGAAATTCAAGAAAGCGCCTACCGTTGCGCAAAAGCCCAGGAACAAAAGGAAGAGATTGTGATCGGAGTGAACGCCTTCCGCGCGGAAGAGGAGCCGATTGCTGAAATCCTGAGCATCAATCCACAGGTGGAGCAAAAACAAATCGAGAGGCTGCGAGAGCTACGAAAAAAGCGGGACCGGAAAAAGCTCGACGCATCGATGAAAGATTTGGAACAGGCAATAGCAGAGGGCGCCAATATCATGGAGCCATTATTGGAGGCGCTCAACGTATACGCCACGCTTGGCGAAGTATCGGACCTTCTTCGAAAAAAATTCGGAGAGTACAAGGAATCGGCGGTTTTATGA
- a CDS encoding ABC transporter ATP-binding protein, producing MSLLQVNGLKTVFLTDQGPVPAVENISFTIKPGEILGLVGESGCGKSVTALSILRLISPPGKIIDGDVLFEGSNLLKLPEKEMQQIRGRKISMIFQEPMTSLNPVLSVGYQVGETLIIHKGYKRKDARSAAVELLRAVKIPDAEKRVDQYPHQLSGGMRQRVMIAMAIACRPALLIADEPTTALDVTIQAQILDLLQSLRAEFGLSILLITHALGVVAEVADRVIVMYAGKIVEEAPVRELFENPGHPYTVGLLDSIPRLVLAGEKAKRLKTIDGAVPDLLHLPPGCSFYDRCKSRMDICRTTFPSEIWLNPEHRVACYAVK from the coding sequence ATGAGCTTGCTTCAAGTCAACGGGCTGAAAACGGTTTTTCTCACCGATCAGGGTCCCGTGCCGGCGGTGGAAAACATCTCTTTTACCATCAAGCCCGGCGAAATACTGGGACTCGTAGGGGAATCCGGTTGTGGAAAAAGTGTTACCGCGCTGAGCATTCTTCGCCTGATTTCACCACCCGGAAAAATCATCGATGGAGATGTCCTTTTTGAAGGATCCAACCTGCTAAAACTCCCAGAAAAGGAAATGCAACAGATTCGCGGCAGGAAAATTTCCATGATTTTCCAGGAGCCAATGACCTCCTTGAATCCGGTTCTTTCTGTCGGCTATCAAGTGGGCGAGACTTTGATCATTCACAAAGGGTACAAAAGGAAGGATGCGCGTTCGGCCGCGGTCGAGTTGTTGCGCGCTGTAAAAATTCCCGATGCCGAAAAGCGAGTAGACCAGTATCCCCATCAGCTGAGTGGTGGAATGAGGCAACGGGTCATGATTGCGATGGCGATCGCATGCCGGCCGGCACTACTGATTGCGGACGAACCCACGACTGCGTTGGATGTAACGATTCAAGCTCAAATCCTGGATTTGTTGCAATCCTTGCGCGCTGAATTTGGACTGTCGATTCTGCTGATCACTCACGCGCTGGGAGTTGTTGCTGAAGTCGCTGATCGTGTGATCGTTATGTACGCGGGCAAGATCGTGGAAGAAGCGCCCGTCCGCGAACTTTTTGAAAATCCGGGACATCCCTACACAGTTGGATTGCTGGATTCGATTCCCCGATTAGTTCTGGCTGGAGAAAAAGCAAAACGACTGAAAACGATAGACGGCGCCGTTCCGGATCTACTTCATTTACCTCCCGGATGCTCATTTTATGATCGATGTAAATCCAGAATGGATATTTGCAGAACAACGTTTCCTTCCGAAATCTGGTTAAATCCCGAACACCGGGTTGCCTGCTACGCGGTAAAGTAA
- a CDS encoding dipeptide ABC transporter ATP-binding protein: MNLLEIRNLVKHYSLKRGLFSRVSGILKAVDGVSFEVKQGETFGLVGESGCGKTTLARCVVRLIEPTSGEIFFDGQNIIKLPQEEMRRTRRRLQMIFQDPYGSLNPRMSVKRIIEEPLVIHKIGTKPGRLEQVVELMKMVGLDPEYRKRYPHEFSGGQRQRIGIARALALHPELIVADEPVSALDVSVQAQIINLLKELQEKLRLTFLFIAHDLSVVQHFSDRIAVMYLGKIVELASSTAVFQQPYHPYTRMLLNSVPVPDPNARRKKEILKGEVPSPVDVPAGCRFHPRCPVAVEQCKSEEPQLRQITPDHWAACHLAEAPK; the protein is encoded by the coding sequence ATGAACCTGCTTGAAATTCGAAACCTGGTCAAACATTACTCGCTGAAGCGCGGTTTGTTTTCTCGCGTTTCCGGAATTCTCAAGGCAGTGGACGGCGTTTCCTTTGAAGTGAAGCAAGGGGAAACATTCGGTCTTGTCGGTGAATCAGGTTGCGGAAAAACTACGCTCGCGCGTTGTGTGGTGCGATTAATCGAACCCACTTCCGGTGAAATTTTTTTTGACGGCCAGAATATTATCAAGCTGCCCCAAGAAGAAATGCGCAGGACGCGCCGTCGCTTACAAATGATTTTTCAAGACCCGTATGGATCTTTGAATCCGAGGATGTCTGTGAAGAGAATCATTGAAGAGCCTCTGGTGATCCACAAGATTGGAACCAAACCCGGACGACTGGAGCAGGTCGTGGAGCTCATGAAGATGGTGGGATTGGATCCCGAATACAGGAAACGCTATCCGCACGAATTTAGCGGAGGGCAAAGACAAAGAATTGGAATTGCACGCGCACTTGCGCTTCATCCTGAGTTGATTGTCGCCGATGAGCCGGTATCGGCCCTCGATGTTTCTGTGCAAGCGCAAATCATCAATCTGTTAAAGGAACTGCAGGAAAAATTGCGCCTGACTTTTTTGTTCATCGCGCATGACCTGAGTGTGGTTCAGCATTTTTCGGACCGGATCGCAGTCATGTATCTTGGGAAAATAGTGGAGCTTGCTTCCAGCACCGCTGTTTTTCAACAACCGTATCATCCGTACACGCGAATGCTTTTAAATTCAGTTCCGGTTCCCGATCCGAATGCGCGCCGCAAAAAGGAAATCCTGAAAGGTGAAGTGCCGAGCCCCGTGGATGTGCCGGCCGGATGTCGTTTTCATCCCAGGTGTCCTGTGGCCGTGGAGCAATGCAAGAGCGAAGAGCCTCAGCTCCGGCAAATTACGCCGGATCACTGGGCGGCATGTCATCTTGCTGAAGCGCCGAAGTAG
- a CDS encoding TIGR04282 family arsenosugar biosynthesis glycosyltransferase gives MSSNRVVIFSKSADLDMVKTRMRPVLTSEQSLSLHVALLQDTIDKVRNLATVLYLSGSGSLPFNPELEIKMQTGRDLGERMLHAFTEEFKRFAKIVIIGIDSPTVPVGVISRTFEALENHDIVLGPCEDGGYYLIGLKKLIPEVFLGIRWGTSDVLKQTLQKIPDLRHFLLDTYFDVDLPTDLTRLRGELERQNGMSLMNLRDWMTGYFGASAR, from the coding sequence GTGTCAAGCAACAGGGTTGTAATCTTCAGTAAATCAGCCGACCTGGACATGGTTAAGACACGCATGCGTCCTGTTTTAACGTCCGAACAAAGCCTCAGCCTTCATGTCGCGCTACTGCAAGACACCATCGATAAGGTACGAAATCTAGCGACTGTTTTATACCTGAGTGGATCCGGCTCTCTTCCCTTTAATCCAGAATTAGAAATAAAAATGCAGACCGGCAGAGATCTGGGGGAAAGAATGCTGCATGCATTCACGGAAGAATTCAAGCGATTTGCAAAAATTGTAATCATAGGGATCGATTCTCCTACAGTTCCAGTGGGCGTAATTTCCAGGACTTTTGAAGCGCTCGAAAATCATGACATTGTTTTGGGACCTTGTGAAGACGGCGGCTATTATCTAATCGGTTTAAAAAAACTGATCCCCGAAGTATTTCTTGGAATTCGATGGGGAACTTCAGATGTCCTGAAACAAACTCTCCAGAAAATTCCGGACCTGCGCCACTTTCTACTCGATACTTATTTTGACGTTGATCTGCCAACGGACCTGACACGATTGCGTGGCGAGCTTGAACGACAAAACGGGATGAGCTTGATGAATCTCCGCGATTGGATGACCGGCTACTTCGGCGCTTCAGCAAGATGA
- a CDS encoding TonB-dependent receptor, translating to MKESDFRILLLLAFLALVPAYSSADIEEKSSIIGSLVGAAQKPVTGVTVRLLDSYFLNELNKVSTDREGKFVFNNLLPGLYLVSVDMPALVGMLKRVQVVSEAPTFIDLRSLMSEEDLKDHDAWDKFKWTIRVAGRNPLRQDVTGDTQDVPDGFLTALRNFKEQNNIRGEVSYVSLAPNLAGANTSHQMTQFAVHGGLEGDGAWSFNGNIIDGSINSYMASGDVEYLLFGHRVGATVSANDLIFVRNPELLDRQLLRRFIQSSDLPELEDESKLWIASADLHDQWKPFSRVTLDYGTRIDYYGYLDSPMSYSPRVEVTFHAAPEFGFRGVYYRNQSAPGNYYLQPGDVHPYIHNVAFVPYSEDLNRETTNGYEAGIDFSGEDFHFAIGYHQEDISNKIATVDIANTFASERISAQRPFVILNSADLQSRGIQFQVTKRINPVLTAVATYRMNLSVPFSIIEKNTFDQRKLYFKEGDSLQDFHDLQAGILAKIPLTRTQVHADWKWSSGTPVVFGSAEHRIPLTAIDVEVHQEIPVQFFSQTELQIMLAVKNLLDQNPDATGNADFQRALLYNIPRIVAGGLLLKF from the coding sequence ATGAAAGAGAGCGACTTTAGAATCCTACTTCTGCTTGCTTTCCTTGCGCTGGTTCCTGCCTATTCTAGTGCTGACATAGAAGAAAAATCCAGCATAATCGGCAGTCTGGTCGGCGCTGCTCAGAAACCTGTTACAGGCGTGACTGTACGGTTGCTCGATTCCTACTTTTTGAATGAGTTGAACAAAGTTTCCACTGATCGTGAAGGAAAATTCGTATTTAATAATCTGCTGCCAGGACTCTATCTGGTTAGCGTTGATATGCCAGCGCTGGTCGGAATGTTGAAACGAGTTCAGGTTGTTTCAGAAGCTCCGACGTTCATTGATCTTCGTTCTTTAATGAGCGAGGAGGACCTAAAGGATCATGATGCCTGGGATAAGTTCAAATGGACCATCCGCGTGGCCGGAAGAAACCCGCTACGTCAGGATGTCACGGGTGATACGCAAGACGTACCGGACGGATTTTTGACCGCACTCAGAAATTTTAAAGAACAAAATAATATTCGGGGTGAAGTTTCTTACGTCAGCCTCGCTCCTAATCTTGCCGGCGCGAATACAAGTCATCAAATGACTCAATTCGCGGTGCACGGAGGACTCGAAGGGGATGGGGCATGGTCGTTCAATGGAAACATCATTGACGGATCGATCAACAGCTACATGGCATCCGGAGATGTCGAATATTTGCTGTTTGGTCATCGTGTGGGCGCGACCGTTTCCGCAAATGATCTGATTTTCGTGCGCAATCCGGAACTTCTGGATCGGCAATTGTTGAGACGCTTCATTCAGTCTTCTGATCTGCCGGAACTGGAGGATGAATCGAAACTCTGGATTGCGTCCGCGGATTTGCACGATCAGTGGAAGCCATTCTCAAGAGTGACACTGGACTATGGCACGCGAATTGATTATTACGGCTATCTTGATAGCCCAATGAGCTACTCTCCCAGGGTTGAAGTGACGTTTCACGCAGCACCGGAGTTTGGGTTTCGCGGTGTCTACTATCGGAATCAATCGGCGCCGGGAAACTATTATTTGCAGCCTGGCGATGTTCATCCGTACATTCACAACGTTGCCTTCGTTCCTTATTCGGAAGATCTCAACAGAGAGACAACAAACGGCTATGAGGCAGGAATTGATTTTTCAGGTGAGGATTTTCACTTTGCCATTGGATATCATCAGGAAGATATCTCGAACAAGATTGCCACCGTAGATATCGCAAATACGTTCGCTTCCGAACGAATCAGCGCGCAAAGACCGTTTGTCATTTTGAATTCGGCGGACCTGCAAAGCCGTGGCATTCAGTTCCAGGTTACGAAACGGATCAATCCGGTTCTGACAGCTGTTGCAACTTACAGGATGAATCTTTCCGTCCCGTTTTCCATCATAGAAAAGAACACCTTTGATCAGCGGAAACTCTATTTCAAAGAGGGTGATTCGCTCCAAGATTTTCACGACCTGCAGGCAGGCATTCTTGCAAAAATCCCATTGACCCGAACCCAAGTCCATGCTGATTGGAAGTGGAGTTCTGGTACACCTGTCGTATTTGGCAGCGCCGAACATAGGATCCCGCTCACTGCAATCGATGTGGAAGTGCATCAGGAGATCCCCGTTCAGTTTTTCTCACAAACTGAGCTGCAGATCATGCTGGCTGTGAAGAATCTGCTTGATCAGAATCCCGATGCTACCGGCAACGCCGATTTTCAGCGAGCCCTACTTTACAACATTCCCCGCATTGTCGCAGGCGGCCTACTCCTCAAGTTCTAA